The following DNA comes from Triplophysa dalaica isolate WHDGS20190420 chromosome 10, ASM1584641v1, whole genome shotgun sequence.
GTGCTTCGACGGCGAAGAAAAGAGCAGCAGTTACAGCAGCGCACCCTTGAGGCCAAGCACGGAAAAGTCACTGTTGCCCGACCCACGGCGCGACGCTTCATGAGGCTGGCGGTCATGGGTCTGACTGTGGCATTGGGCGCTGCAGCGTTGGCCATGGTGAACTCGGCTCTTGAATGGGCCCCTAAACTGGACATACTCTTCCCTTAAGGAAGCCAACTAATCAGACAGAATGATAGCGCAACGTTTGGAAGCGTTTATATGAGAGGACCTGTAAATTTGTCTGCGTTCGTTTGGtttatttgccttttttttttcttaagtatTTATACATACTCGACTGAAGTcggaataataaataatgtgctCGTAGAAATTATATTCAAACATGTTGTTTGTCCTCACGATCGATGTGTTAAGTCCGAAATATTTAGGGAAAAATAAATCATGAGACTGTAGACCGATACTTGGGTTAAGGTGTTTGCAGAATAATTTTTTAAGGTAAATGGTTCGTAAAGACATTTAACGCTTTAAAcaatgcactttaaaatgtaGGTGcataagaaaacattcaaacatttatgtatattgtttaaaagtgtaatCATACAAACTGAATGCAACAGTTTAAGCAAGAAATGCAACAGTGTAGGCTCATGTTTTATCGGTTGTTGCGCAAGTTTTTGCATTCAGTTCAATGTTGCAATTCAGTAACCATTTTATGAAGGTTATCGAATGTTTAACGTAGAAATTAGTTTTGCTTGCATTTCTTATGAACAACGAGCCCTGGAATATTGAGACCaaaatattttgtagatttGGCAATTGAAGCTGTTCAGAACcctttaaatgcagaaatgtttgTTCTGTGTAGGATGTTATGTACACACAAATATATGCAGTAAAATGTGAATGAACAAATCTTTTTATTATGCTCACAATttatatgttcatgtttttgctagatttttctttaaacgTCCttaattacagtttttatttttagcaatGATCCTTGCTCTTATAGTCAGTTTTGTGTAACTCCAGATAAGAGCATCTACCACAAACACAGCATTTCACTTAGGTAACATCAAGTGGTTAATTTTCATGGTCCTTTCGTCtttgttgtttaatttatgtatatatattatttaaataacatgccATCCATGCAGAACTactgtttataaacacataattactcatgcttttattttgcaCTAAAGAACATGTTTCTTGCTTGTTGTTTTGCACAGATTCTTATGAATTGTCTTTAATTTTGTCACATTTGACcatgttgatttaaataaaaataacagagtacaagaaatatgtttttttgaatTAATTACTGCACAAAATCTATATCATGTCTATAAAAGAGTTATTATAAGTCCATTTGAAATAGGTCATGAATGTTTTGTGCCagctttataaaatattgtaaagaattacaaaataaattctCGTTGTTAATTATAAGTATTCTGTCATCATGATATTTGGGATAGATATTTTTTAGTATataaaacatctgcaaaaatatttaaataaaaaaataatagagtacaagaaatatgttttattgaattAATTACTGCACAAAATCTATATCATGTCTATAAAAGAGCTACTAtatgtttatttcaaataagtcataaatgttttgtgccagcttcattcatttataaaatatagtaaagacttgcaaaacaaatattctcgTTTTAATTCTAAGTCATCTGTCATCTTGATATTTGTGATAGATATTTTTGGTatataaaaatgtgcaaaactATACATTCAATTAGAGCCCTTTCTGTTTTCCGGAATTTCTCTGCATTAgtcaagaatgtttttttcctatttCAACCTTCATAGTTTCAATTATATCTTGGTTGGTTACATTTTGAAAATCGCAAGCCTGCTTACAActgcagagaaaacaaaaaattcccTTTTACAAGTCGAGATGCACCACGAAACCTCTTACAATTCGTTTCAAAGCGCCATTATTCCActgatgacaaaaaaaaccGTTTTGATTATTGCACAAGTCCCAAATTTTTTACGTAAAAATAGTAGTGATTTAAGACATCAGTTTAGCGTAAACACTTTGGTCTAAATACGTGTAGCCACATCTACATGCCATGTCATTTAATGCATCGAAATAAATTAAAGGCgctttctatctttaaataataacatcCAAATTCTTTTCCTGATTTGATCTTTGTTTAAAACGCAGATCAGTAGTCTTTAGAATATCTAGTCCTGAATTAATGTGAATGTTTCGGCCAAATAAAGGCAGTAAACATTTGATAGGCTTCTTTCACAGCAAATAAAGCACGTTGACCCATACTGAGTCGAGATGGAGTGTGTAAAAGTGTTGTGTAGACGTAGTAAATCAGCAGCGATCGGCATTTAGTGGCAGTTCTGACACTTTGGATGGCAGAGAACTCCGTTGACTCGACATTTACAGCCACCTGATGTATCTCCAGCACCCTGCGGTGACAAAACATAACCAGATCTCAGCTTTCTCAATGAATTTAATAACACACCGTACTATCATAAAATACAGCACGAAATCTCTGACCTGCGGTCCCCATCGAGCTTGTTTGGTCACCCAGCAGATCTCCGTCTTGCACATCAGACAGCAGATCCAGTCACAGCCGTCCTTCTTCTGGACGATCACCTGACATTTTGGACAGTTCATCGCCTCGCCGGTTTGGACAAGTTGCTGAGGTCAAATATTAGCATGTGTTTTAATGACCAACGTACAGCTTATAATTTCCATCAATATCTAAAAATGATCCCTTCTATTACGCCAAAAATGTTCTGCCCACCTCAAGCATCTCGGTGGTCTGTCGGGCTGCTGCGTCGTTCTGTCCTCTCACACGAAGATCATCCTGATACTCCTTGCAATTCATATTCTTGTGAATGGCCTGTAACGCCGCACATGCTTTGTGTTAGTTTCTAGTTCTAGTGCTAATTTCTCGAACGGTTATCTTCAATAAAAGAAATAGAAGTTGACAAGTGCACGTGCTTACTTTGCATAGAAGGCAGTTGGACTCGTTGCAGATGTCACATGTGAACTCGTTCACGTCGTCCTCGAAGATGCACCAGCCTGCGCAGTCGGGCGTCTTGCAGTGGTAACTGTTCTCGCTGCGGGACTCTGCGATGCTCAGCCTCAGCTCCAGAAACTTCTGATACTCTTCCTGGGAAAGAAGCTGGAgggaaaaaatgacaaatcacaataaatacaagtcttttaaattaattttaatgtggattgtattggttttaatgacTGGTTGAGTCTCTAGTGGTAATGTGTTGAGTTCTACTGGTGGGATGTTATATGGCGGATGAAAACCAATAAATCACCCACTAGAATaagacccaaaacacactacataaagatatttacagtatataggttttaatggtaaacagctgatggttcataatggtattgtAACCTAAACtattacaatttttattgtcTTACAGATTTAATTTCTCTGTCTTGAAGTTTGCAGTTACAGGAGTACTCCTGGTCAACAAAAGGACACGCAACTTCTGCGTCTGTGCAGTTCAccactgttcctttaagacattCCCTGCAGGAGACATGCACAAGTTATACCTCCGTGTGCGGTTCAAGCCAGTTTTACAGATAAACTCAATAAACCCATCATAAAGTACCTGCAGAAGCTGTGCAGACACTCTCGCAGTACAGCGCCCTCTCCCGGCGGGATGGTGCAAAAGCAGATTGCGCAATCCAATTCTTCCGTGTTACCCACCAGACTGCGAGTATCTGTTTCCAAGAGGTCACGATAATTATTCTCCCGTTGTGCCATCATAGACTAGAGGAACCAGACACAATTGTTAGatattttgctgtattttatACTATGTATACCGTGAAATACCTGCAAGGATGATACACGTGATATTTATCACAGCGCTTATGGATATTATGTCaatgataatattgtaaataattgtaaacgcCTGTATGTGGTTGGCAATGAATTTGAATAATAGCATTATCTataatttaaaaggtgaatagCAGTGTTATAATATCGTTATCGTGATTTCATCTGCGATAACCGTGTAATAAAAATACACGGATATTGTAACAGCCCTAGTTTGTAGCAATAAACTCTTTATCATAAAGGGATGTGTGCCGAGTTTCTATTCCTATGCCACTGGCTTCAAATTCTAGTGTAATTCCAACGTAACATCTTGAGAACATAATAAATTAAAGTGTCTTTCAATAAAAAGACTTTTATTATATACCACAATGTAAtctatatatttcataattgttttctatttcatcatttcttattttctatGTCTCTACTGTATGTTCTAAAATGTATTTCGGTAAAGCCGCTTTTCAACATTGCCTAATTGTCAAAAGCACTattgaaataacatttaaattaaaagggtttgaatttattttgtgtcaagAACACTTTTTTGCGCTTTACATATCTCTGCTGTTTGGTTTTGTATAACCAAAAACAACACGTGATGTGACTACATTTGTGTAATTcaattgttttgaaatgaaCCCATTGCACAAACAAAATGGAAACTTTCTgttcttattttaattttctatGTCTTTATTATTAAACCTATTATTTACTTGGACTTCTATCTAAGAATCCTGACCCTAACCCATCCAAAAAATCAGCGTAgccatttatttacataacacTTACATTagcatgtatgcatttggcagatgcttttatccaaagcgactcacagtaaattaaatatacaatgtatcagtatgtgcaatccctgagAAAATCCACAACCATGTCGTTGTCTGTGCTACGCTCCACCAGCTGAGCAACAAAAACAGCATCTGCTCAAGCAGTCCAATATATGATGTCCATTCAGCTAACCTGCTCGTACTGCAGGCTAGCCAGTTCCTCCTGCTGAAGTCTCCTTGTCTCCTCTTCATCTGGGTGGTACAGGTCTGGAACTCTGTAGTTCTCGGGTTTGGCTGTGCTACACATCTCACATCCGGGACGGGTGGGTTTGTTCAGGTACGTGCACTCTGAACACGACCATCCAATCTGCTGTA
Coding sequences within:
- the rbck1 gene encoding ranBP-type and C3HC4-type zinc finger-containing protein 1 is translated as MAALDASSKIKEAEDVARQLSEAINFRDKEEASKCLEQLLDLKLPVCVKLRPEAYSQEAIRLRVGVTDAMSDVCIPITLMVPVYLTISELKEKISKDYGFLPAVQRWVIGKRLAQDKDSLYQYGVKTHDDSAFLFVLNAKAANLSREQEKKDKGEKLIDDIIENMELLDVAGALPPDVLPKQDIALPPKPKQIGWSCSECTYLNKPTRPGCEMCSTAKPENYRVPDLYHPDEEETRRLQQEELASLQYEQSMMAQRENNYRDLLETDTRSLVGNTEELDCAICFCTIPPGEGAVLRECLHSFCRECLKGTVVNCTDAEVACPFVDQEYSCNCKLQDREIKSLLSQEEYQKFLELRLSIAESRSENSYHCKTPDCAGWCIFEDDVNEFTCDICNESNCLLCKAIHKNMNCKEYQDDLRVRGQNDAAARQTTEMLEQLVQTGEAMNCPKCQVIVQKKDGCDWICCLMCKTEICWVTKQARWGPQGAGDTSGGCKCRVNGVLCHPKCQNCH